The Oceanivirga salmonicida genomic sequence GATTATGAAGAATATAAGAGAAGAATGGAAGAGAAAGGAGAATAATATGACATTTTTAGTATCATGTGCAAATGGAGCAGGGACAAGTTTAATGATGAAACTTACTGCTGAAAAAGTTTTAAAGAAAAACAATATAAATGTAACAAAGGTTCATCACTGTTCATTATCAGAAGGTAAGGGACAAGCGAAAATGTATGACGTAACATTATGTCCGTTAGCATTTATAAAAGAATTTCAACCAGCTATTGATTCGGGTAAAATTGTAATAGGTTTGAAAAATCCAATAGATGCAAAAGAAATGGAAGCAAAAATGAGAGAAGCAGGAATAATAACTGAATAATTAAAAGGGGGCAGGGCAACCTGCCTTTTTACAAAATGTATTAAAAGGAGACCAACTATGAAGTTTAGAAAACAAGTGTTAGATACACTTAATAAGTGTTATCAAATGGCAAATATTGCATATAATGGAGAGCATCATATAGTAGTTGCAGCAGAAAAGCAAGATCAATGCTATCTATATAATCATAACTTAGAAAGAAAGGCTACTATATGGGAAAATCCAGGTGGAACTATGAGTATAATACCATTAGAAGATTTTGAAGGAAGTTTTTTAGCTACTCAAAAATTTCATTCGCCTAATGATTCAGCTGAAGCTAGAATAGTTTATGTGAAACCAGAAGATGAGAATTATAATTTTAGTGTTAGAATCATAGCCAATGTGCCTTTTGCACATAGATTTGATGTTTTAAAAGGTCAAGATGGAACTAAATATATATTAGTATGTGCATTAAAATCTGGTCATGATTATAAAGATGATTGGACTAAACCAGGTAAAACTTATTTTGTAGAATTACCAAAAGATTTAGATAATTGTGAAGTTTTAGAAGAAAAAGATTTTACTGTTATACAAGAAGATATGCTTAAAAATCATGGTTATTATAAGCATATAGAAAATGGTATTGAAAAGGGAATAATTTCATGTGATAGCGGGGTATATTTATACACTCCACCTAAAATAAAGGGTGAAAAATGGAAAATTGAAACATTGGTAAATCATCCATCTAGTGATGCAACATT encodes the following:
- a CDS encoding PTS sugar transporter subunit IIB — protein: MTFLVSCANGAGTSLMMKLTAEKVLKKNNINVTKVHHCSLSEGKGQAKMYDVTLCPLAFIKEFQPAIDSGKIVIGLKNPIDAKEMEAKMREAGIITE